From Ursus arctos isolate Adak ecotype North America unplaced genomic scaffold, UrsArc2.0 scaffold_11, whole genome shotgun sequence, the proteins below share one genomic window:
- the LOC113255488 gene encoding LOW QUALITY PROTEIN: calcyclin-binding protein-like (The sequence of the model RefSeq protein was modified relative to this genomic sequence to represent the inferred CDS: substituted 2 bases at 2 genomic stop codons), whose product MQXKXERKAELLDNEKPAAVVAPVTMGYTVKISNYGWDQSDKFVKISVTLTGVHQVPTENVQVSFRERSFDLLVKNLNGKSYSMIVNNLLKPISVEGGSKKVKTDTVLILHRKKAENTWWDYQTQVEKECKEKEKPSHDTEMDPSEGLMNVLKEIHEDGNDDMKQTINTARVESGEKEAKGDTEF is encoded by the coding sequence ATGCAgtagaaataagagagaaaagcagaactcTTGGACAATGAAAAGCCAGCTGCTGTGGTTGCTCCCGTTACCATGGGATATACAGTGAAAATCAGTAATTACGGATGGGATCAGTCAGACAAGTTTGTGAAAATCTCTGTTACCTTAACTGGAGTTCATCAGGTCCCCACTGAGAACGTGCAGGTGAGTTTCAGAGAGAGGTCATTTGATCTTTTGGTAAAGAATCTAAATGGGAAGAGTTACTCCATGATTGTGAACAATCTCTTGAAACCCATCTCTGTGGAAGGTGGTTCAAAAAAAGTTAAGACAGATACAGTTCTTATCTTACatagaaagaaggcagaaaacaCATGGTGGGACTACCAGACTCAGGttgaaaaagaatgcaaagagaaggaaaagcccTCCCATGACACTGAAATGGATCCTAGTGAGGGATTGATGAATGTTCTAAAGGAAATTCATGAAGATGGGAATGATGACATGAAGCAAACCATTAATACAGCCCGGGTGGAATCAGGAGAGAAGGAAGCCAAAGGAGATACAGAATTTTGA